The genomic region TGCCTGCTCGTTGACGATGTCGAGGAAAACCTCATCGCCCTGGAGGCGCTGCTGCAGCGTGACGGGGTGGACATCCTCAAGGCCCAGTCGGGCCCCGAGGCCCTGGAACTGCTGCTGGCCCACGACGATGTGGCCCTGGCCTTGCTGGACGTGCAGATGCCCGAGATGAACGGCTTTGAGCTGGCGGAGCTAATCCGGGGCAGCGAACGCACCCGGCACATTCCGCTCATCTTCATGACGGCGGGCTCGCGCGAGCAGAACTGGCAGTTCCGGGGGTACGAGAGCGGGGCGGTGGACTTTCTGTACAAGCCCATTGACCCGCACATGCTCACCAACAAGGCGAGCGTGTTCTTTGAACTGCACCGGCGCAAGCAGGCGCTGGCGCACGAGCTGCGCGCCCGCACCGAGGCGTTGCGCATCAACGAGATGTTCATGGCCGTGCTGAGCCATGACCTGCGCACCCCCCTGCAGTCCATCGTCGCAGCAGCCACCGTGCTCAAGCGCCTGCCGCCCCCCGACAAAGCCGTACTGATGGCCGACCGGGTGCTGGGCGCCAGCCAACGCATGGGCCACATGATCGAAGACCTGCTGGACGTGACCCGCATCCGCCAGGCGGGCGGGCTGGCCCTGCAACTAGGCCCCGCCCACATGCAAACGCTGGTGCAGCGCACGCTGGACGAGGTGGCGACCAGCCACCCGGAGCGCCCCATCGATTCCACGCTCGCCGGGGACCTGGACGGCACCTGGGACGCTGAGCGCCTGTGTCAGGTGGTCACCAACCTGGTGGGCAACGCCCTGCACCACGGCAGCGCCGACCACCCAGTACGCATTGCGGTGGACGGCACCCGCCCCGAGGAGGTGAGCATCACGGTGTCCAACGGTGGCACCATTCCCCCGGGGCTGCTGCCACATCTGTTTGACCCGTTCCGGGGCGGTGAGCGCGAGCCGGGCCGCCACCAGGGGCTGGGGCTAGGGTTGTTCATTGCGCACCAGATCGTGCGGGCCCACCATGGAACCATCGAGGCCCGGTCACACAACGATGTGACGAGCTTTCGGGTAACGTTGCCACGCCACGCCACGCGCCCGCACGCAGCCCCCGCAGCTGACACAGCGCAGCCCCATCCCACGCCCCAGCCCCTCAGGGTCTAGGGAGGCGCGGTGGGGGCAGAAGGAAAGAGGACGGCAGGAAACGCGAGCGGTGGCCGCCCGTCAGATTCATAGCGGCTAACAAAACTCAGCGAAGCGATTCTGGCCAGGCGCTGTGCCGCAGGCAGTACGAGCAGTACGACAAGACACAGAGAAGACGCCAGAAGAGTTTTGTGAGCCGCTCTTAACCGGCGGCTGCAGCCAGCGCGGTATGAATGGAAGTCAGGAGCTGTTCGAGCTCTTCCAACTCGAAAGGCTTAAGCAAGACGCGCACATTCGGACCCCATTGGGTTGGATGGCTGCCCAGTTCGTAGCCGGAGCACAGCACCACCCAGCGCTGCGGGTCGTCCGCCAGCAGCTGGCGGGCCAGGTCCGTGCCCGAGAGGCCGGGCAGACTGACATCGGTCACCAGCACGTCAAAGGGATCGCCAGCATCCAAAGCCAGCGCCTCCTCGGCAGAGGCGCAGGGCATGACCGTCCGGCCTTCACATTCCATGAGCATGCCAATCGTCTCGCGCAGCTCCGGATGGTCTTCAACGTACAGGATTCGCATACATCAGAGGGGGGTTGATCCGCCATGC from Acidovorax sp. DW039 harbors:
- a CDS encoding response regulator, whose amino-acid sequence is MPQTDRTKCLLVDDVEENLIALEALLQRDGVDILKAQSGPEALELLLAHDDVALALLDVQMPEMNGFELAELIRGSERTRHIPLIFMTAGSREQNWQFRGYESGAVDFLYKPIDPHMLTNKASVFFELHRRKQALAHELRARTEALRINEMFMAVLSHDLRTPLQSIVAAATVLKRLPPPDKAVLMADRVLGASQRMGHMIEDLLDVTRIRQAGGLALQLGPAHMQTLVQRTLDEVATSHPERPIDSTLAGDLDGTWDAERLCQVVTNLVGNALHHGSADHPVRIAVDGTRPEEVSITVSNGGTIPPGLLPHLFDPFRGGEREPGRHQGLGLGLFIAHQIVRAHHGTIEARSHNDVTSFRVTLPRHATRPHAAPAADTAQPHPTPQPLRV
- a CDS encoding response regulator translates to MRILYVEDHPELRETIGMLMECEGRTVMPCASAEEALALDAGDPFDVLVTDVSLPGLSGTDLARQLLADDPQRWVVLCSGYELGSHPTQWGPNVRVLLKPFELEELEQLLTSIHTALAAAAG